Proteins encoded together in one Helicobacter pylori window:
- a CDS encoding flagellar basal body P-ring protein FlgI, protein MKRVFLWLIFVLAFHKLLAEKIGDIASVVGVRDNQLIGYGLVIGLNGTGDKSGSKFTMQSISNMLESVNVKISADDIKSKNVAAVMITASLPPFARQGDKIDIHISSIGDAKSIQGGTLVMTPLNAVDGNIYALAQGAIVSGNSSNLLSANIINGATIEREVSYDLFHKNAMTLSLKNPNFKNAIQVQNTLNKVFGNKVAIALDPKTIQITRPERLSMVEFLALVQEIPINYSAKNKIIVDEKSGTIVSGVDIIVHPIVVTSQDITLKITKEPLNDSKNTQDLDNNMSLDTAHNTLSSNGKSITIVGVVKALQKIGVSAKGMVSILQALKKSGAISAEMEIL, encoded by the coding sequence TTGAAACGGGTGTTTTTGTGGCTTATTTTTGTATTAGCTTTCCACAAGCTTTTGGCCGAAAAAATAGGCGATATAGCGAGCGTGGTGGGCGTAAGGGATAACCAGCTGATTGGCTATGGGCTTGTGATTGGCCTAAATGGCACAGGGGATAAATCCGGCTCAAAATTCACCATGCAATCCATTTCTAACATGCTAGAGAGCGTGAATGTTAAAATTTCTGCAGATGATATTAAATCTAAAAATGTCGCTGCCGTGATGATTACAGCCTCTTTGCCCCCCTTTGCAAGACAGGGCGATAAAATTGATATTCACATTTCTTCTATTGGCGATGCGAAATCCATTCAAGGAGGGACTTTGGTGATGACCCCTTTAAATGCGGTAGATGGGAATATTTACGCCCTCGCTCAAGGGGCTATCGTTTCGGGTAATTCTAGTAACTTGCTCTCAGCCAATATCATCAATGGGGCGACTATTGAAAGGGAGGTTTCGTATGATTTGTTCCATAAAAACGCCATGACTTTAAGCCTGAAAAACCCCAATTTTAAAAACGCTATCCAAGTGCAAAACACTTTAAATAAGGTATTTGGCAATAAAGTAGCCATAGCACTAGATCCAAAAACCATTCAAATCACCCGCCCAGAGCGTCTTTCTATGGTGGAGTTTTTAGCCTTAGTGCAAGAAATCCCTATTAATTACAGCGCGAAAAATAAGATCATTGTAGATGAAAAATCAGGCACGATCGTTTCAGGAGTGGATATAATAGTGCATCCTATAGTGGTTACAAGCCAAGACATCACGCTTAAAATCACTAAAGAGCCTTTAAATGACTCTAAAAACACGCAGGATTTAGACAATAACATGTCTTTAGACACCGCTCACAACACGCTGAGCTCTAACGGGAAAAGCATCACCATTGTCGGGGTGGTAAAAGCCTTACAAAAAATTGGCGTGAGCGCTAAGGGGATGGTTTCAATCTTGCAGGCCCTAAAAAAAAGCGGTGCGATTAGCGCTGAAATGGAGATATTATGA